Proteins from one Blattabacterium sp. (Blattella germanica) str. Bge genomic window:
- a CDS encoding SPFH domain-containing protein yields the protein MSILSFLFYGILILLILSLFSSFLFIVQQETAFIIERMGKFHSIRYAGLNFKIPIIDHIVGKLTLKIQQLDLLVDTKTKDNVFVKVKISVQFKVIKKKVYEAFYKLDNSHAQITSYIFDVVRAEVPKMRLDDVFERKDHIALVVKGELEGSMLDYGFSIIKALVTDLDPDEQVKQAMNRINTAEREKVAAEYQAEAERIKIVAKAKAEAESKKLQGKGTADQRREIARGILESVEVLNNVGINSQEASALIVVTQHYDTLQSMGEGCNTNLILLPNSPGSASEMLNNMITSFNISNQIGETLKKKNNSKKNKS from the coding sequence ATGAGTATTTTGAGTTTTCTATTTTATGGGATATTAATCCTTTTAATTTTATCTCTTTTTTCTAGTTTCCTTTTTATAGTTCAGCAAGAAACAGCATTTATTATTGAAAGAATGGGAAAATTTCATAGTATTCGTTATGCTGGATTGAATTTTAAAATTCCCATTATAGATCATATAGTCGGAAAACTCACTTTGAAAATTCAACAATTAGATCTTTTAGTAGACACTAAAACTAAAGATAATGTTTTTGTAAAAGTTAAAATATCAGTTCAATTTAAAGTAATTAAAAAAAAAGTATACGAAGCTTTTTATAAATTAGATAATTCTCATGCTCAAATTACTTCTTATATATTTGATGTTGTTCGAGCAGAAGTTCCAAAAATGCGTTTAGATGATGTTTTTGAGAGAAAAGATCACATTGCTCTTGTAGTAAAAGGAGAATTAGAGGGGTCCATGTTAGATTATGGATTTTCCATTATTAAGGCTTTAGTCACAGATCTTGATCCAGATGAACAAGTCAAACAAGCAATGAATCGTATTAATACAGCTGAAAGAGAAAAAGTAGCAGCGGAATATCAAGCAGAAGCTGAAAGAATTAAAATTGTAGCTAAAGCCAAAGCAGAAGCTGAAAGTAAAAAATTACAAGGAAAAGGAACAGCAGATCAACGTAGAGAGATAGCTAGAGGAATATTAGAATCTGTAGAAGTATTAAATAATGTAGGAATAAATTCACAAGAAGCTTCAGCTTTGATTGTAGTGACACAACATTATGACACACTTCAATCTATGGGAGAAGGGTGTAACACCAATTTAATTTTATTACCTAATTCCCCAGGATCTGCTAGTGAAATGTTAAATAATATGATTACTTCATTTAATATTTCTAATCAAATTGGAGAAACACTCAAAAAAAAGAACAATAGTAAAAAAAATAAATCATAA
- a CDS encoding ATP-dependent Clp protease ATP-binding subunit: MIYHYSSNSIKKIFFSSAYSDEDIENDSSTSSYGSGGSGRSSGYYGGTSIRSKTPVLDNFGRDLNAIAMEGKLDPVVGRDKEVERVSQILSRRKKNNPLLIGEPGVGKSAIAEGLALRIVQKKVSRVLYNKRVVVLDLASLVAGTKYRGQFEERMKAIINESEKNAGLILFIDEIHTMIGAGGTTGSLDASNIFKPALARGDIQCIGATTLNEYRQYIEKDGALERRFQKIIVQPSSEEETVEILKKIKGKYESHHNVLYTKEAIKACVNLTVRYIVDRHLPDKAIDALDEAGSRVHIKNIKVPQEIVLLEKELESIREEKSKVVKSQKYEEAARLRDTEKRIEKQLIKAQKEWEESSKENKEIVSEENVEEVVSMMSGVPVKRIAQAEMKKLNKMIDILKEKIIGQDEAVEKIVKAVQRNRTGLKDPNSPIGSFIFLGQTGVGKTYLAKIFAKELFDSEESLIRIDMSEYMEKFSVSRLIGAPPGYVGYEEGGQLTEIIRRKPYSVILLDEIEKAHHEVFNILLQMLDYGCVTDSIGRKINFKNTVIIFTSNTGTQQLKEFGQGIGFHTQARQSNNYIKNVLEQALKKTFSPEFLNRIDDIIVFNSLTQKDISKITHIELEKIILHVSNLGYKITLFPEVKDFIQKKGFDHEYGARPLKRVIEKFIKNPISECIISEKLKKGDQILLKMNEKNNNIEVSIQNI; the protein is encoded by the coding sequence ATGATTTATCATTACTCGTCAAACAGTATAAAAAAAATTTTTTTCTCTTCTGCTTATTCAGATGAAGATATAGAAAATGATAGTTCTACTTCTTCTTACGGTTCTGGAGGAAGTGGAAGGAGTTCAGGTTATTATGGAGGAACTTCAATCAGAAGTAAAACTCCTGTTTTGGACAACTTTGGAAGAGATTTGAATGCTATAGCAATGGAAGGGAAGTTAGATCCTGTAGTCGGTAGAGATAAAGAAGTAGAACGCGTTTCTCAAATATTGAGTAGAAGAAAAAAAAATAATCCTTTACTTATAGGAGAACCTGGAGTAGGAAAATCAGCTATAGCTGAAGGATTAGCTCTTCGTATTGTACAAAAAAAAGTTTCTAGAGTATTATACAACAAAAGAGTAGTTGTCCTAGATTTAGCCAGTTTAGTTGCTGGAACTAAATATAGAGGACAATTTGAAGAAAGAATGAAGGCTATTATAAATGAATCAGAAAAAAATGCGGGATTGATTCTTTTTATAGATGAAATTCACACAATGATTGGAGCGGGAGGGACCACGGGGTCATTAGATGCGTCTAACATATTTAAACCGGCTTTAGCTAGAGGAGATATTCAATGTATTGGAGCTACCACGTTAAACGAGTATAGACAATATATAGAAAAAGATGGAGCTTTAGAACGAAGATTTCAAAAAATTATAGTCCAACCTTCTTCTGAAGAAGAAACTGTAGAAATTTTAAAAAAAATAAAAGGAAAATATGAAAGTCATCATAATGTTCTTTATACAAAAGAGGCTATAAAAGCTTGTGTAAACCTCACTGTACGATATATTGTAGATCGTCATTTACCAGATAAAGCAATTGATGCTTTAGATGAAGCAGGATCTCGCGTACATATCAAAAATATAAAAGTTCCTCAGGAAATAGTTCTTTTAGAAAAGGAATTAGAAAGTATTCGTGAAGAGAAATCAAAAGTAGTTAAAAGTCAAAAATATGAGGAAGCAGCTAGGCTTCGTGATACAGAAAAACGTATAGAAAAACAATTAATCAAAGCTCAAAAAGAGTGGGAAGAATCTTCTAAAGAAAATAAAGAAATAGTTTCTGAAGAAAATGTTGAAGAAGTGGTCTCTATGATGAGTGGGGTTCCAGTCAAAAGAATCGCTCAAGCTGAAATGAAGAAGTTAAATAAAATGATAGATATACTAAAAGAAAAAATAATAGGACAAGATGAAGCAGTAGAAAAAATAGTCAAAGCAGTACAAAGAAACAGAACTGGATTAAAAGATCCTAATTCTCCTATAGGATCTTTTATTTTTTTAGGACAAACAGGAGTTGGAAAAACTTATTTAGCAAAAATTTTTGCAAAAGAACTATTTGATTCAGAAGAATCACTGATCCGTATAGATATGAGTGAATATATGGAAAAATTCTCTGTTTCTAGATTAATAGGAGCTCCTCCAGGTTATGTTGGTTATGAAGAGGGAGGACAATTAACAGAAATTATACGTCGTAAACCTTATTCTGTTATATTGTTGGATGAAATAGAAAAAGCACATCATGAAGTTTTTAATATTTTATTGCAAATGTTAGATTACGGATGTGTAACAGATAGTATTGGAAGAAAAATAAATTTTAAAAATACCGTAATTATTTTTACGTCAAATACAGGAACACAACAATTAAAAGAATTTGGTCAAGGAATAGGATTTCATACTCAAGCCAGACAATCAAATAATTATATTAAAAATGTGCTAGAACAAGCTTTAAAGAAAACTTTTTCTCCAGAATTTTTAAATAGAATAGATGATATTATTGTTTTTAATTCTTTAACTCAAAAAGATATATCTAAAATTACTCATATAGAACTAGAAAAAATAATACTTCACGTATCTAATTTAGGATATAAAATAACTTTATTTCCTGAAGTCAAAGATTTTATTCAAAAAAAAGGATTTGATCATGAATATGGAGCTCGTCCTTTAAAAAGAGTAATAGAAAAATTTATAAAAAATCCTATATCAGAATGTATAATCAGTGAAAAATTAAAAAAAGGAGATCAAATTTTATTAAAAATGAATGAAAAAAATAATAATATAGAAGTTTCTATTCAGAATATATGA
- a CDS encoding iron-sulfur cluster assembly protein: protein MSEDHSLEDRIIFVLKSIYDPEIPVDIYELGLIYDIQVSNKKEVKIVMTLTTPNCPVAESLPLEVKNKVESLKEIKNVDVVLTFDPPWSREFMSEEARLELGFL, encoded by the coding sequence ATGAGTGAAGATCATTCTTTAGAAGATCGTATTATTTTTGTATTAAAAAGTATATATGACCCGGAAATTCCGGTAGATATTTATGAACTAGGTCTTATTTATGATATTCAAGTTTCTAATAAAAAAGAGGTTAAAATAGTAATGACTTTAACTACACCAAATTGTCCAGTAGCAGAAAGTTTGCCCTTAGAAGTCAAAAATAAAGTTGAGTCTTTAAAAGAAATAAAAAATGTAGATGTAGTTTTAACATTTGATCCTCCTTGGAGTAGAGAATTTATGAGTGAGGAAGCACGTTTAGAACTAGGTTTTTTATAA
- the nth gene encoding endonuclease III, producing MNLFTRKTKIIETILDSLYPSPTSTLYYINEYTLLISVLLTAKSKEKKVNEITKHLFKKIRTPRDMIRFSVDEIKNFIKNIGLYNKKSKNIYDLSTILINKYNNVIPKNISILKSLPGVGHKTASVFLSHVSNVPVFPVDTHIHRMMARWQLSDGKNVKKTEKDAKRIFNKINWKKLHLQIIFYAKEYSPSKKWNVNKDIIYQELLRNNLLEKFSRKVNHRNHQKIKMEI from the coding sequence ATGAATCTTTTTACGAGAAAAACAAAAATAATTGAAACAATATTGGATTCTTTATATCCTAGTCCAACTAGCACTCTATATTATATCAACGAATATACTCTACTCATATCTGTTTTGCTTACTGCAAAAAGCAAGGAAAAAAAAGTAAATGAGATCACAAAACATTTATTTAAAAAAATACGAACTCCTAGGGATATGATTCGTTTTTCTGTTGATGAAATCAAAAATTTTATAAAAAATATAGGACTTTATAATAAAAAATCCAAAAATATTTATGATTTATCTACTATTTTGATAAATAAATATAACAATGTTATTCCTAAAAATATTTCCATATTAAAATCTTTACCTGGAGTAGGACATAAAACAGCATCTGTTTTTTTATCTCATGTATCAAATGTTCCTGTATTTCCTGTAGATACTCACATACACAGAATGATGGCTCGTTGGCAATTGAGTGACGGAAAAAATGTTAAAAAAACGGAAAAAGATGCCAAACGAATTTTCAATAAAATCAATTGGAAAAAGTTGCACCTTCAAATTATTTTTTATGCCAAAGAATATTCACCTTCTAAAAAGTGGAATGTGAATAAAGATATAATTTATCAAGAATTATTAAGAAATAATTTGTTAGAAAAATTTTCTAGAAAGGTAAATCATCGAAATCATCAGAAGATAAAGATGGAGATATAG
- a CDS encoding DUF3127 domain-containing protein has translation MEIIGRVKKLFETQKFDSGFRKREIVLTTEEPYPQNILIEFIQDKVDLLENIRSKDKIKIFINIRGREWTNPEGIIKYFNSIQGWKIEEIGSSKKTSAISPSLSSDDFDDLPF, from the coding sequence ATGGAAATTATAGGAAGAGTTAAAAAACTATTTGAAACTCAAAAATTTGATAGTGGATTTAGAAAAAGAGAAATCGTTCTTACAACTGAAGAACCATACCCACAAAATATATTGATTGAATTTATTCAAGATAAAGTGGATTTATTAGAGAATATAAGATCAAAAGATAAAATAAAAATTTTTATTAATATTCGTGGTAGAGAATGGACCAATCCTGAAGGAATAATTAAATATTTTAATTCTATACAAGGATGGAAAATAGAAGAGATAGGTTCTTCAAAAAAAACATCTGCTATATCTCCATCTTTATCTTCTGATGATTTCGATGATTTACCTTTCTAG